gctCAGAGGCTAAGATGTGATGTAATGACATACCACTCAGTAGACAGTGTAAAGGTTAATACAAGACAAGAACAAAGATCAATTAAtgttggagtctttacagcaggctagatgggccgaatagtTTTTAATCGTCCattaaattctgtgtttctacactactttcaggaaaaaaagtaaattttttaaaatataaattaagaaaTCCCCTTTCCATGCCCACCAATGCAGAAAAACTATGATACTACATGTCTCACAAACATTTTCTTGTGAAGGCAAGATCTCATGTCTAGATTGAAGAGATGGACTATACACTATGTACGGTGTGTacttctccttttcttttccttttcatttttttatgatattgcGGATTGCGTCCACAAGTCAGCAGAGGTAACAGTGTTCATGGACAGAGCCCATGGTGGATGAGTCTCAAAAATGGACAAAGAAGTAACTAGCCATAATGTTAAAAACAATGAATGCAAGGCTATATCAGACAGGGCCAGTCTGGGGATaatgaggcagccctggcaaTTCAAGGCCAGCGGCTGCCAGATGATGTAAGTGTGGCAGATAGCTGGATTTGGCAGGCCGCACACTATGTTTTAATGCTCACGAAGCGCGTGTCTGGGCGTATCCAGCTAGCGGCCGCACACTACAGCATCCACTGGAATGGTAGATCAGTTGTTTATGGAGCTCTGATGGCCAGCGGctcaccgggcatttgcccagtatgccagatggccagtccagtgCCTACTACTTCTGCTTATAGCGCATTGGTCATCAACATTGAGTTTTCTCCATCAAATCACTAAATAAAAAGCTTACTTAGTTTTTGATTCATTCTATCTATATAACTTATTTAAAGATAGTTGCCTTAAACATTAGGTATTGTTTTAACTCAGTAGAGCTGATGGATCATGTGGAGCAAAATCTACATAATGCAGTACATGTCTGTGTTAAACAACTCTCAATTCTGATCCCTCCATCTTCTGAGGTGGTCAGTTTCTACTTGCAATTGCTGCACAGGGAACCAGTCAGTAGGAGCATGTTCAGAAGCATACATCTCACTTAATACTTTGAGTGCCAGGGGCCATGACACATATTTTCCATGGGCCGGGCCAATTTTCAGAGTTTTGCTACAGTTTTAGCTGTGGAGAGGGGATCACAGAGCACATACATACCTGGCACTCTGAGAGTTAAAGGTACCGTGTTCCATGTTCATGATGGCATTAAAAATTCGCTAGGGTTGCAAAGGGATTAAACCGTGGTAGGGgctgagaaaaataaatccttCGCTATGCTGCATGCTGAACTATAGGTTGTAAAGGGTTTTGTATATGTTGCATTGTGTGCAATTGTCCTtacctttctctcttcttgttCTCCCTACCGTACCCATCCctgtaacaaacaaaaacatgtaaGATCAAAGTAATATCTATACCGAGTGAGAATTAATTTGCAGAATCTTCACATCCTGCTAAAGTGGTGATAGGAATGGTTGCAattaagaaaaaggaaaatctgGATTGCTGATCctgaatatatttgtataaacaATCAAATCAGTTATTGTTGCAGCTCAAATTTTAAACTAGGGAGAGAATCAGCTGATGTGTCGGTTGCGAACTATGAGATCTGCATTGTATGTTCTCAACAACATTAGGTTGCTCATTAGATTCATGGAAACCTGTTGACTGAGTGTCTTCTACCATGTAACCTCTCATGATACCCTCGTATGCTTGTTTTCTTCTACTATGTATCTGAAATGCAGATGTTTATTGTTCAACAACTACCGGTACTATTTGGGGCTGGTGTGTGCTTGGTCTGCTTTTTAAatggtttggattttttttttttgagtaatactcacttttcttttttgcacCACAGTCTGTTCACAATCATCAAAACGAAGACGATGAAGAGGAACACGACCACGGCAGTAAGCCCTAGCAACCATGGTTGTAGGTAACGAGGGCCTCCTCCAGATGAAGCCCGATTTGCAGCATCTATGGTATGGTTATAAAACACATGTGAACAGCTGAACAagtaaaagcaacaaaaatgaGACCCTCACAAGCTACTAAACTGGTGTCTTTGTTATAGGCATACATTCCAAACCCAAAAAAGAGACATTaacgccatgaaaaaaaaacaacaaatgtttGTCAGAAAACTACATCTGCAGACACCTCGTACAATACAGAGCATGGCAGCAGCATGTTTTTATATTCATGGTGTAAAgaagaactatttcattttcatttgacaAGCAAGGACTGTTTACGTAAGACTCTACCGaggactttttttaaaatataaatattagattacCCTcccttatgtttatttattcttGGCTGTAAACAACTTTAGACATtgtatttagggggggggggttggtccTGTTCTTCTATTCACTGCTAGGTTATCTCACGGCTGCTACCCTTACCTAGGCATACTTTGGAGGTTTACATGTATTTTACCCGTTTGCACTGTAAGCATTAAAATGTTGAAATGCTAATTATGGGTTAATAGTACTTATTGATTATTGGGCAATTCCTACTGCTTTATTTTATGGAGATCTGGAGAAGGATCTTGTTTGCACCAACATGTCTACATGGGTGGTTtattagaagaagaagaagcattCTGAATCCTAGTGCGTAGGAGAGGCAAACTATTATGTAAACAGACAATACAGGTACCAATAACTGATTGTTATTTGACATCACTACATGTGTTTTAACTTGTAAAGAGGCATTTATCAAAGAAGGTTTCAGCCAGTCCTCTGTacataatatttacaataaGGACATCATAATATCTAATACTATATCTTCATGGGGTGACAAATATGGGATTGCTGAAACTCCTTTATATCACAATGCATTTGTAAAGGCTaatcccagtgagcttcttcGACAAGAAATACTGAGTAGGCCATGGATTATGCATAGTTTATGTAGGGGGGGGTTTCTTGAACTCTACTATGTATTATGCAAGGCCAGATCAGACATTCACTGGacttggcccttcataatattCAGGGAGCATAAATGTTAAACTTTTCATTTGACAATTAAACAGATGGCGAAAGCCACCAGTTCCTGCTTCaactttttaaaacacaaaaagcacCCACAACATCTTAATCTCACGCTATGCCCAAGTAACTATTcttactactttttttttaacatgcagCCATAAACTAGCCTTCTCTCTGCGCACTAGAAggtatacacaaatacatactaCTCCTGACTATCCTCCCTGTATAATGGAAACACACAGGCACTGTCAACAACCATCACACACAGCGCAGGTCACTGCAATAGTTCTCTTACCTCCTTGTGCCATAGTGGAAATTACAAGCATCAAAACAACCAGAACTGATTTTAGAGTGGACATGTTGGTAAAGGTGACTATGCCAGGAGGTGAAAGCACAAATTTAGATGAATGCGCCAGTCGTCGATCTTTACTGAAATGGCACTCCCAGTCTTCCTTCTTTCTACTGTTCATTAATCTCTTGGCTATTTGCAGTTTTATGACAGTGTAGGGGGTAAAATCCACACATGCTCCATCTTAGAGTCTCAGTTACTGGGTAACCCATTCCCTGCCAGAGACATGTGATCCAGCTTATAGTAAAGATCAGTCAGAAGTGTAATACAATTTTAGAGCCATAGTACCGTAATATTTATACAATCATTCTGTTCTAATATACATCCATTAGGTGAATTTTCATTGCCTTTGTAGTGgcgttataaatatatatatatatatatatatatatatatagagagagag
The DNA window shown above is from Spea bombifrons isolate aSpeBom1 chromosome 1, aSpeBom1.2.pri, whole genome shotgun sequence and carries:
- the SMIM24 gene encoding small integral membrane protein 24, which translates into the protein MNSRKKEDWECHFSKDRRLAHSSKFVLSPPGIVTFTNMSTLKSVLVVLMLVISTMAQGDAANRASSGGGPRYLQPWLLGLTAVVVFLFIVFVLMIVNRLWCKKEKDGYGRENKKRERAEMNAYENEALDEEEGGKMKMEVANGKKEEKGSNEEKVTVM